In one Vidua chalybeata isolate OUT-0048 chromosome 4, bVidCha1 merged haplotype, whole genome shotgun sequence genomic region, the following are encoded:
- the LIAS gene encoding lipoyl synthase, mitochondrial, with protein MSLLLPQGRCGAAAARGLLVPRGRARVSGSHVCNQYGTSGSLPGEKKEFLQNGPDLQDFVSGDLSDKSTWAEYKGNLKREKGERLHLPPWLKTKIPMGKNYNKLKNTLRSLNLHTVCEEARCPNIGECWGGGEYATATATIMLMGDTCTRGCRFCSVKTAKTPPALDPQEPYNTAKAIAEWGLDYVVLTSVDRDDMPDGGAEHFAKTVRHLKERNPKILVECLTPDFRGDLKAVEKVALSGLDVYAHNVETVPALQRKVRDPRANFEQSVRVLKHAKEVQPGVISKTSIMLGLGETDEQIYSTMKLLREADVDCLTLGQYMQPTKRHLKVEEYITPEKFKYWEKVGNELGFHYTASGPLVRSSYKAGEFFLKNLVEKRKTKAI; from the exons ATGTCGCTGCTGCTGCCGCAGGGCCGgtgcggggccgccgccgcccgggggCTGCTGgtgccgcggggccgggcccgg gTGTCAGGGAGCCATGTGTGTAACCAGTATGGAACATCAGGTTCtttgccaggggaaaaaaaagagttcctGCAAAATGGACCAGACTTACAGGACTTTGTCTCTGGAGATCTGTCAGACAAGAGCACATGGGCTGAGTATAAAGGCAATTTAAAGCgtgagaaaggagaaag GCTGCATCTTCCTCCATGGCTGAAAACAAAGATTCCCATGGGAAAGAACTACAATAAACTAAAGAATACCTTGAGAAGTTTAAATCTTCATACG GTATGTGAAGAAGCACGTTGTCCCAACATTGGAGAATGCTGGGGAGGTGGGGAATATGCCACAGCAACAGCTACTATTATG CTGATGGGTGACACGTGCACCAGAGGCTGCAGATTTTGTTCAGTAAAGACTGCCAAAACCCCCCCTGCGCTGGATCCGCAGGAGCCTTACAACACAGCCAAGGCTATCGCCGAGTGGGGCTTGGACTACGTGGTGCTGACATCCGTGGACAGAGACG ATATGCCTGATGGTGGAGCAGAACATTTTGCAAAGACAGTCCGGCATCTGAAAGAAAG GAATCCAAAAATCCTGGTGGAATGCCTAACTCCCGATTTCCGAGGTGACCTTAAAGCGGTGGAGAAAGTCGCCTTGTCGGGGCTGGATGTCTATGCCCACAACGTGGAGACGGTGCCGGCGCTGCAGAG GAAGGTCCGTGACCCCCGAGCCAACTTTGAGCAGTCCGTCCGTGTGCTGAAACACGCTAAAGAGGTCCAGCCCGGCGTCATTTCCAAAACCTCCATTATGCTGGGGCTAGGCGAGACGGACGAACAAATATATTCCACAATGAAAT TATTGCGGGAAGCAGATGTGGATTGTTTGACCCTAGGACAGTATATGCAACCAACAAAACGTCACCTGAAG GTTGAAGAGTACATAACTCCTGAGAAGTTTAAGTACTGGGAAAAAGTAGGAAATGAGCTTGGATTCCATTATACTGCTAGTGGGCCTTTAGTGCGTTCTTCCTATAAAGCAG gTGAATTCTTCTTGAAGAACTTggtagaaaaaagaaagacaaaagccATCTGA